TGGGATCGATCCCAGCCGGCGCCGAGGTGAGCCCGATCCTGCGCCGGGTGGACGCGCGTACGGCGCAGGTGCACGACTACGCCGCCGAGCTCCGCTGGGGGGCGGGCCGGCTGATCGTGTCGACCCTGCGGTTCGAGGGATCGGCCGGTGACCAGCCACGCGGCCTCGCCCGCAACACCGGCGCGGCCTACCTGCTCAGCCGCTGGGCGCGCTACCTGCGGGAGGTGTGATCCGGCTCCTGCCTTGCGCCCGCGGACGTACCTGCGGGATGGTCGGACCTCTTCGAAGCACTCGGGAAACACCTCGGGGAGGTCCGATGGGCAGGCCGGCGCGTATGCAGCTGGGTGCGCTCACGATCGCCGCGGCCAGGCCGCGAATCCTGGCCCGGTTCTACTCCGCGCTGCTCGGGTGGCCCTACGTCCGGGAGGAGCCGCCGAAGCCGGGAGATCCGCCGGACGGCGGGTACGCACTGGTGTGCTCACCTGAGGGAGTGAACGAACCGGCGCTGAACTTCGAGTACGACCCGCACTATCGTCGGCCGGCCTGGCCGAGCGTCGAGGATGGACAGGTCGCCTCCCAGCATCTGGACGTGGGAGTGGACGACCTGGACAGCGCGGTCGCGTGGGCGGTCGAGTGCGG
This Actinopolymorpha cephalotaxi DNA region includes the following protein-coding sequences:
- a CDS encoding VOC family protein, which gives rise to MGRPARMQLGALTIAAARPRILARFYSALLGWPYVREEPPKPGDPPDGGYALVCSPEGVNEPALNFEYDPHYRRPAWPSVEDGQVASQHLDVGVDDLDSAVAWAVECGATLADFQPSQTHRVLLDPDGHPFCLCL